From one Marinobacter sp. LV10MA510-1 genomic stretch:
- a CDS encoding DUF1302 family protein, which translates to MQTTIKSLRPWCMALAGSTGFALLPFTHAIAAEDTRINGFVENATYGRDGVGLSKFRNTLQMEGEKKIGDVGIFSNVSINGTLRGTYDGVYDLNKDEYGRTAGGGILLEDTNSSSFVPHGGGIAPPGTQLGFDINQNPNDGMIVLGENLHSQDGGVGFGVPVRPCDVDGRGCIDGYLDKDLNELRFQEFNDRADFIRELYVDFDLNLNSGNILSTRLGKQQVIWGRTDLFRVLDVINPVDFSRNNIYDELEDIRIPMWILRSDYRMGPTEVFDGFAFDDLNFQVVWNFDQFRPHDIGQCGQPNVILDAGCFFRGMNNLWENGGTVANFAGGNTATDFGPGQIGIRKAHMPDWSIDNTQLGLKMEGVYGDLGFSLNALTYRSQLPSLRGGIPAQNGFTGEIGPWPSLIAFDIHFPRVNLVGGSLDYYAQGVDTVFRVETAYTSGEEFANTLRERLYSESDVLRYVVGADKNIFIPFLNESQAFLFSGQIFGQHILDHEREQRALGEAGIPDWEHNWTGTLLIKGFYMNGRLSPQIITAHDFRAQATAIAPSIEWLVNDNLKLTAGANIKLGTGARKFDDCRTCNPWAPFTGSPGQPAGESAGLSGYEPLGRFQSGPIGMAQKEDEIQLTARYSF; encoded by the coding sequence ATGCAAACAACAATAAAAAGCCTGAGGCCATGGTGTATGGCGCTCGCAGGCAGCACCGGTTTTGCGCTACTCCCATTCACTCATGCTATTGCTGCAGAAGACACACGTATTAACGGCTTCGTTGAAAACGCGACCTACGGGCGCGATGGTGTTGGCCTTTCAAAGTTTCGCAATACTCTGCAAATGGAGGGCGAGAAAAAAATTGGAGACGTGGGCATTTTCAGTAACGTTTCTATCAACGGCACCCTGCGCGGCACGTACGACGGCGTTTATGATTTAAACAAAGACGAATATGGCCGCACAGCGGGTGGCGGGATTCTATTGGAGGATACAAATTCATCTTCATTCGTGCCTCATGGCGGTGGCATAGCGCCTCCTGGTACACAATTGGGCTTTGATATTAATCAGAACCCAAATGATGGCATGATTGTACTTGGTGAGAACCTGCATTCTCAGGATGGTGGCGTGGGTTTTGGCGTGCCGGTGCGGCCCTGCGATGTTGACGGCCGTGGCTGTATTGATGGCTACCTCGACAAAGACCTTAACGAACTTCGCTTTCAGGAATTCAATGATCGCGCTGACTTCATTCGTGAACTCTATGTTGATTTCGATCTGAACCTGAACAGCGGCAACATACTGAGTACTAGACTGGGCAAACAGCAGGTGATTTGGGGCAGAACAGATCTGTTTCGGGTACTCGATGTTATCAACCCTGTCGACTTCTCCCGCAATAATATTTATGACGAACTGGAAGACATCCGGATTCCAATGTGGATTTTACGTTCGGACTATCGCATGGGGCCAACCGAAGTGTTCGATGGCTTCGCGTTCGACGATCTTAACTTCCAGGTAGTCTGGAACTTTGATCAGTTCCGGCCGCACGATATTGGTCAGTGTGGCCAGCCCAACGTGATTCTCGACGCGGGCTGTTTTTTCCGCGGTATGAACAACCTTTGGGAAAACGGCGGTACCGTTGCCAACTTTGCCGGTGGTAACACGGCAACCGATTTTGGCCCTGGTCAAATCGGTATCCGCAAAGCCCACATGCCGGACTGGAGCATTGACAACACCCAGTTAGGGTTAAAAATGGAAGGGGTTTACGGCGATCTGGGTTTCTCTCTTAACGCTCTTACCTACCGCTCTCAACTGCCTTCACTGCGGGGCGGTATTCCAGCACAAAACGGCTTTACCGGCGAGATTGGCCCTTGGCCAAGCCTTATAGCCTTCGATATTCACTTTCCACGGGTCAACCTGGTAGGCGGTTCTCTGGACTACTACGCTCAGGGTGTCGATACCGTGTTCCGGGTTGAAACCGCTTACACCTCCGGCGAAGAGTTCGCTAATACGCTGCGCGAGCGGCTCTACTCAGAGTCTGATGTTTTGCGCTACGTAGTTGGTGCAGACAAAAATATCTTTATCCCCTTCCTGAATGAAAGTCAGGCCTTTCTGTTCTCCGGCCAAATCTTCGGACAGCACATTCTTGACCACGAACGCGAGCAGCGAGCACTTGGTGAAGCCGGCATACCGGACTGGGAGCATAACTGGACGGGCACACTGCTGATCAAAGGCTTTTATATGAACGGCAGGCTGAGCCCGCAAATCATCACGGCCCACGACTTCCGGGCTCAAGCAACCGCCATTGCACCATCGATTGAGTGGCTGGTTAACGACAATCTGAAACTGACCGCTGGCGCCAATATTAAGCTTGGTACCGGTGCCCGTAAATTTGACGACTGTCGCACCTGTAACCCTTGGGCCCCGTTCACAGGCTCCCCTGGCCAGCCCGCGGGTGAGTCTGCCGGCCTTTCCGGCTATGAACCACTCGGACGTTTCCAGTCTGGCCCGATTGGCATGGCCCAGAAAGAAGACGAAATTCAGCTGACCGCACGTTACAGCTTCTAA